TACTGAACAGCTGAGAACTTCTGCTGCTGGATTTGCTGGGGAAATGGGCTTGACATTGGATGACCTTGGTTTCGTTTCAGATAATCCATCATCTGTGGAAGCTATCAAGGCTAGTCATGAGAATCTTCGTCTTGCTGGTCGAAAGGCTCAGCGTTCACTAGGTGCTGGGTTGCTAAATGTCGCTTATGTTGCAGCTTGTTTGCGTGATGAGTTTCGCTATGCTAGAAGCCAATTTGTAAGAACCACAGTCAAGTGGGAACCATTGTTTGAAGCGGATGCGAATACGATGACCATGATTGGGGACGGTGTTGTGAAATTGAATCAAGCCTTACCTGGCTACATCAATGCGGAGACAATTCGTGATCTTACTGGTATCGCTGGAGACATGTCAGCCAAACCAGTGGTAAGCGAGGGTGATTCAAATGGAGAATGATGTTTTACCTAGTATCTTGCAAGAGGTTCAGGAGAGGTTTGAGAGAGATTTCGGTAAGAGTGAGATTGTCAAAAATGCTTTTGCTGCGTTGAAGGCAAAAAAGGCCACTTACAAAACTGCAAATGAGTTTGCGATTGAAATTGGCGATATTCTCTCGAAGGCTCTAGGAGCGTCCCTGAGCACCGATAAATTACCAGACGGAAAAATGTATTACAATATCGCTCAGCGTTTGCTGACGGACGTGCTAGGACGAAATCACGAGCTTGTAAGTGGTTACACTAGTGATGTTCAGAAGAATTTGAACGATAAAGCGAAAATCGGTCTGAAAGTTCAAGTTCCTGAATTAAATCTGGATCGAATAGCTGGCATTGTCAATCGCTTTTCGTCTGAGGAAAATTTTGAGGATGTCAGTTGGTTGCTCGGTGAACCTATTGTGAACTTTACCCAGTCTATTATTGATGATAGTATCCAGAAAAATGCGGAGTTTCATCATCAGTCTGGTTTACAACCAGAGATTGTTAGAAAATCTTATTTTCATTGTTGTGAATGGTGCCAAGAAGTTCAGGGGAGTTATAAATATCCAAGAGTTCCAAAGGACGTTTATAGAAGGCATCAGCATTGTCGTTGTATTGTAGACTATGATCCGAAAAGCGGAAAAGTTCAGGATGTTTGGAAGAAAATTTGGCGAAAAAAAGATGAAAGTGATAAAATTGAAGCAAGGAAGGATATAAATAACAATTCTCAAATGAGCGAAGTGAGAAAGCTAGCGCTACAGAACGGAATTTCTTCAAATCCTATCAAAAAAAGCCGTAAAAAATTGACTGAGAAACAAATAATCGAAGCTGTTAGTGGTGGAGACAAGACAAGAGGATCTTGTTCGTCAGCAGCATTTGCTTATATTGGGAACAAAGGTGGCTATACTGTCTTAGATTTTAGAGGAGGAAAGAGTTGTGATTTCTTTTCTCGAGATAGTAGAATTAAAATGATTGGGAGCCTTCCAGGAGTTGAAATGCATGTTGCTAAACATACAAATGATTTTACTGCAGTAAAAGAATTGTTGGAGAAAGTAGAAAGTGGGAATGAGTACTACTTAGCAACAGGTAGACATGCAGCAATCATAAGGAAAAACGAAGGTCGTTTTGAGTACTTGGAACTTCAATCAAGAACATTAAATGGTTTTAAGCCGTTTAACAACATTGTCCTAAAAGAGAGATTCAAAGGTCAGAAGTCTCACAGTGCAGCTGGGAGAAGATATGATGCAAATAGCTATCTTATTGATGTGAACTCATTGAAAGATAACCCTGAATTTCACAAGATATTGAGTTTTATCAATACAGCAGATTCTAAACAAATGAAGGGGGCTGAGGGACGTGAAAGATGATTATGAAGAAGTGAATTGGTCCGAATATTGCTATAAAGAAAATGATGGTGATAAAGTTTGGTGGGTTGATACAGCCTGGTTCGCTAGAGGGTTGATGTTAATTACATTTGATAAAAAGAAGTTCTATAATCTTTTTGAAGATTATCCTCATAATATGAGCTCAGAAGAGATTGAAATCTTTGATAAAGAGAATCCATTTTGGGCTGATTTCTTTTCGGACCGAAAATAAGAAATTTGAAGCACTCGTAAGGGTGCTTTTATTGTGCTTTTGTTTAGGAGGTGATCTGATATCTCCCAGCGATAGGGTTATCATGCGATGACGATTGAAAGGAAAGTAGAATGGCGAGGAAGAAACTTGGCAATCAGAATCCTACTCAATCGGTGATTTTAAAATACGTCAAGAAAAATTCAAAAGCTAAAGAAGCGATTGAACTTTACGAACGGACTGGTCTTTCTTGCTATGCTTGGCAGAAGAATCTTTTATTACCCATGATGGCTGTTGACAAGAACGGTCTTTGGGTGCATCAGAAGTTTGGTTACTCTATTCCTCGTCGTAATGGGAAATCTGAAATCCTTTATATTCTTGAAATTTGGGGCTTGCATAAGGGATTGAATATCCTGCACACGGCTCACCGAATTTCTACATCTCATTCCTCTTTTGAGAAGGTGAAACGATACCTTGAGAAAATGGGGTATGTGGATGGTGAGGATTTCAATTCCATTCGAGCGAAGGGGCAGGAGCGGATTGAACTTTATTCAACAGGTGGTGTTATCCAATTTCGTACTAGGACATCAAATGGTGGTCTTGGTGAAGGTTTTGATATGCTAATCATTGACGAGGCTCAAGAGTACACAACCGAGCAAGAATCTGCTTTGAAATATACGGTTACGGATAGTGAAAATCCTATCACAATCATGTGTGGAACACCTCCGACACCAGTATCAAGTGGAACGGTCTTTACTAAGTATCGTGAGACTTGTCTTTTCGGGAAAGGGAAGTATTCTGGCTGGGCTGAGTGGTCGGTTTCCGATGAAAAGGAAATCGACGATGTGGAAGCTTGGTATAATTCTAATCCGTCTATGGGATACCACTTAAATGAGCGTAAGATTGAAGCTGAGCTTGGTGAGGATAAGCTGGACCATAATATCCAACGTTTGGGATTTTGGCCAACTTACAACCAGAAATCTGCTATTTCTGAAACGGAGTGGAATGAGCTCAAGGTGGATGACATACCAGAATTATCTGGCAAGCTGTCTGTTGGTATCAAGTATGGCCAAGATGGAACGAACGTGGCTTTGAGCATTGCTGCACGTACCAAGGATGGCCGTTTCTTTGTGGAAACAGTCGATTGTCAATCCGTTCGTAATGGGAATGAGTGGATGGTTGCTTTCTTGCGTCAATCCGACGTGGCTCAAATTGTCATCGATGGCGCAAGTGGGCAAAAGATCCTGGACGAAGAGTTGAAGGACTATAGAATCAAGAACGTGATTCTGCCGACGGTGAAAGAAATCATTGTGGCCAATGCTCTTTGGGAACAGGGAATTTATCAGAAAACCATCTGTCATGCTGGTCAACCATCGCTGTCTAAAGTAGCCACTAACTGCGACAAGCGGAATATTGGGTCAAATGGTGGATTTGGTTATCGATCGCACTTTGACGATATGGATATTTCTTTGATGGATAGCGCTTTGCTTGCGCACTGGGCTTGTTCTACGACTAAACCTAAGAAAAAGCAAAAAATCAGTTATTAAAATAAGCGGTCTTGTGACTGCTTTTTTTGATGCCCAAAATTACCGAACTGCCGGGGAAGCAGGAGAAAGGAGACATGAGAATGTCAGAATTTAAACCAATCACTACACAAGAAGAATTTGATGCTGCTATTAAGGAGCGTTTATCTCGTGAGAAAGCGAAGTACAGCGACTATGACCAGCTCAAATCTCGAGTTACAGAATTGGAAACAGAAAATGTTGGCTTGAAGTCAACAATCGAAGCTAACAATCAAAGTAAGGCAGATGCCGATAAGCAACTTGAAGAGATGCAGAGTCAAATCGCTGGTTATGAGACGGCGAGTCTGCGAACTCGTGTGGCTTTGCAATATGGATTGCCTTACGACCTTGCAGACCGTTTGCAGGGAACTGATGAAGAGAGCTTCAAAGCAGATGCGGAGCGCTTGGCTGGGTTTATGAAGAAATCTCAACAAGTTTACCCGCTTGGAACAAAGGAGCCTAGCTCAATTGATGACAAAGATGCAGCATTGAAAGGAATGTTGCATAAAATGAGAGGAGAATAATTTATGGCAACACTACAAACAGGGGATCTTTTCCCAGTCGAAACAGTACAAGATATTTTTAGTAAGGTAAAGGGGCATTCCACTCTTGCAAAACTTACTACTCAAGAACCGATTCCGTTTTCGGGGACGGAAACATTTGTATTCAATCTCGAAGGAAATGCTGAAATTGTAGGTGAAGGTAATCCTTCAAATGCTGGAAATGCAACTATGAAACCGAAAGTAATCAAACCTATTTTGATTACTTATCAAGCACGGGTATCTGAGGAATTTGTACATTGTTCAGAAGAAAAACAATTATCTTACCTAAAATCTTTTATTGATGGCTTGGCTAAAAAAGTTGCACAAGCAATTGATATCGCTTCATTTCATGGCCTTGAACCAAAATCAATGACAGATGCTTCTTTCAAAGCCACAAACTCATTTGATGGTTTGATTACAGGAAATGTGGTTACCTATGAAGCAGATAAAATTGATGAAAACATTGATGCTGCTGTTGCAACTGTCACAGCAAATGATTGCGAAGTGAATGGGATCGCATTGTCTCCGGCTGCAGGGGCTGCACTTGGAAAAATTAAGGTAAACGGGGTAGTCCAATATCCTGAATACCGTTTTGGTCAAAACCCAGATTCATTTTATGGAATGAAGTCAGATGTCAATAAAACATTGACAACTGTTGCAAACTCAGCTAAAAAAGACCATGTTATCGTTGGTGATTTTGAAAATGCTGTAAAATGGGGATATGCAGATGAAATTCCTCTTGAAATCATTAAATACGGTGATCCGGACGGTGCTGGCCGTGACTTGAAACGCTATCGCGAAGTTTGCTTGCGTACAGAAGTGTATGTAGG
Above is a genomic segment from Streptococcus mitis containing:
- a CDS encoding terminase, coding for MARKKLGNQNPTQSVILKYVKKNSKAKEAIELYERTGLSCYAWQKNLLLPMMAVDKNGLWVHQKFGYSIPRRNGKSEILYILEIWGLHKGLNILHTAHRISTSHSSFEKVKRYLEKMGYVDGEDFNSIRAKGQERIELYSTGGVIQFRTRTSNGGLGEGFDMLIIDEAQEYTTEQESALKYTVTDSENPITIMCGTPPTPVSSGTVFTKYRETCLFGKGKYSGWAEWSVSDEKEIDDVEAWYNSNPSMGYHLNERKIEAELGEDKLDHNIQRLGFWPTYNQKSAISETEWNELKVDDIPELSGKLSVGIKYGQDGTNVALSIAARTKDGRFFVETVDCQSVRNGNEWMVAFLRQSDVAQIVIDGASGQKILDEELKDYRIKNVILPTVKEIIVANALWEQGIYQKTICHAGQPSLSKVATNCDKRNIGSNGGFGYRSHFDDMDISLMDSALLAHWACSTTKPKKKQKISY
- a CDS encoding phage scaffold protein; this encodes MSEFKPITTQEEFDAAIKERLSREKAKYSDYDQLKSRVTELETENVGLKSTIEANNQSKADADKQLEEMQSQIAGYETASLRTRVALQYGLPYDLADRLQGTDEESFKADAERLAGFMKKSQQVYPLGTKEPSSIDDKDAALKGMLHKMRGE
- a CDS encoding phage capsid protein codes for the protein MATLQTGDLFPVETVQDIFSKVKGHSTLAKLTTQEPIPFSGTETFVFNLEGNAEIVGEGNPSNAGNATMKPKVIKPILITYQARVSEEFVHCSEEKQLSYLKSFIDGLAKKVAQAIDIASFHGLEPKSMTDASFKATNSFDGLITGNVVTYEADKIDENIDAAVATVTANDCEVNGIALSPAAGAALGKIKVNGVVQYPEYRFGQNPDSFYGMKSDVNKTLTTVANSAKKDHVIVGDFENAVKWGYADEIPLEIIKYGDPDGAGRDLKRYREVCLRTEVYVGWGILDEQAFARVEA